The Solibacillus sp. FSL W7-1464 genome contains a region encoding:
- a CDS encoding dihydrofolate reductase family protein, whose amino-acid sequence MADIAVRRVILDLAITLDGLIEGKNGEIDWCIMDPEMNFNDFLNQIDTIFYGRKSYDLWGQYIPEEVSSETEKEMWNLVHSKEKYVFSRTQNGAGHEAKFINDNIRDEVIKLKNKPGKDIWLYGGASLITTFINLGLVDEFRLSIHPVVLGAGKPLFIDIKERLNLKVVSTRTFSSGVVQIIYQYEGN is encoded by the coding sequence ATGGCAGATATAGCGGTGAGAAGGGTAATTTTAGATTTGGCAATTACTCTGGATGGATTGATTGAAGGGAAAAACGGTGAAATCGATTGGTGCATTATGGACCCGGAAATGAACTTTAATGATTTTTTGAATCAAATAGACACCATTTTTTACGGCAGGAAAAGCTACGACTTATGGGGACAGTATATTCCTGAAGAAGTGAGCTCCGAAACCGAAAAGGAAATGTGGAATCTGGTTCATAGTAAAGAGAAGTATGTGTTTTCCAGAACTCAAAACGGGGCCGGTCATGAAGCAAAATTTATAAATGATAACATCCGTGATGAAGTGATTAAATTAAAGAATAAACCTGGTAAGGATATTTGGCTATATGGCGGGGCAAGCCTCATTACTACTTTTATCAATTTAGGGCTTGTCGATGAATTCAGATTGTCTATCCATCCAGTCGTATTGGGTGCAGGCAAGCCGCTGTTTATCGATATTAAAGAGAGATTAAATTTAAAAGTTGTGAGTACTAGAACATTCTCTTCCGGTGTTGTACAAATCATTTACCAATATGAAGGCAACTAA
- a CDS encoding GNAT family N-acetyltransferase: MHVETERLLIRNFKMTDLQAVYEYTSNTNVMKYIPEGVFTEETAKEFIEQNMGEEAEKFAVILKGENTLIGHLFFGKYFGDHTYEIGWVFNPEFYNKGYATEAAHGMLQYAFEEMKLHRVIATCQPQNPPSYRVMEKIGMRREGYFKKCIPNGDEWWDEYYYAILGEEWK, translated from the coding sequence ATGCACGTCGAAACCGAAAGATTATTAATACGGAATTTTAAAATGACCGATTTACAAGCGGTATATGAATATACTTCCAATACCAATGTGATGAAATATATACCTGAAGGGGTTTTTACAGAAGAAACGGCAAAAGAATTTATCGAACAAAATATGGGGGAGGAAGCGGAAAAGTTCGCGGTCATACTGAAAGGTGAAAATACGTTGATAGGGCATCTATTTTTCGGTAAATATTTCGGCGACCATACATATGAAATCGGCTGGGTATTCAATCCGGAATTTTATAATAAAGGGTATGCTACTGAAGCGGCTCATGGAATGTTACAATATGCCTTTGAAGAAATGAAGCTACATAGAGTGATCGCAACTTGCCAGCCGCAAAATCCGCCGTCGTATCGTGTCATGGAGAAAATCGGTATGAGAAGGGAAGGGTATTTCAAAAAATGCATTCCAAACGGGGATGAGTGGTGGGATGAATACTATTACGCGATTTTGGGTGAAGAGTGGAAATAA
- a CDS encoding alkaline phosphatase — protein sequence MKNKKKWLTYALAGTVAVSSLSVMQFDSEAEAKQAKKDPTNVIMLVMDGSSNNAVSLARWYKGESLAMDEILTGGVTTHSAESAITDSAPAGTALATGHKSNSGYVGVLPSVIDMPGVNGNPNDAFTPVANVLEGAKQLGKATGIVSTSEIQHATPASFSSHVTSRSNYDDIGEQQVYQNMDVILGGGYDFLKSENRKDGENLVSVIEEKGYDLVTTRDELLTTKSDKIYGSFAGSSLAYELDRTKTNPHEPSLAEMTSTAIDTLNKDKDGFFLMIEGSKIDWAAHANDPIGMVTDILSFDDAVNEALKFAKKDKNTMVIAVTDHGNSGITIGNENTNSTYDKINISNYINPLKKATMTVEGALSHLKADRSNLVEVAKLYGLDNLTAEETAALNATETKKLAGTLVNLLSKRADLGYTTGGHTGDDVFLYSYGPKRISGLVDNTDLAKEMASFMGIKLDKLTKDLYTNAEIALNGKGMTTSIDLSDKENAVLVVKKGSTTFEIPENKDIIIKKTMDKSGKVTATEIQTNTISVYNESGFYISKETIKNLK from the coding sequence ATGAAGAACAAGAAAAAATGGTTGACGTATGCACTTGCGGGGACAGTAGCAGTATCATCACTTTCGGTTATGCAGTTTGATTCAGAGGCTGAAGCAAAACAGGCGAAAAAGGATCCGACAAATGTCATCATGCTTGTGATGGATGGTTCCAGCAATAATGCGGTATCGTTGGCACGCTGGTACAAAGGCGAGAGTCTCGCAATGGATGAAATTCTGACAGGTGGTGTGACAACGCATTCAGCCGAATCCGCGATTACAGACTCGGCACCGGCTGGAACGGCGCTTGCTACAGGTCACAAATCAAACAGCGGATATGTAGGAGTACTGCCATCCGTAATTGATATGCCAGGTGTTAACGGGAATCCGAACGATGCATTTACACCAGTTGCCAATGTGCTGGAAGGAGCGAAACAACTTGGCAAGGCAACAGGAATTGTTTCCACTTCCGAAATCCAACATGCGACACCGGCAAGCTTTTCATCACATGTAACGTCCCGCAGTAACTATGACGATATCGGCGAGCAGCAAGTGTATCAAAATATGGATGTCATTCTTGGTGGTGGCTATGATTTCTTAAAATCAGAAAACCGGAAAGATGGCGAAAATCTAGTTAGCGTGATTGAAGAGAAAGGATATGATCTCGTTACGACACGCGATGAGTTACTAACGACGAAATCCGATAAAATTTACGGAAGTTTTGCCGGCAGTTCGTTAGCATACGAACTAGATCGTACGAAAACAAATCCACATGAACCGTCATTGGCGGAAATGACGTCAACAGCAATCGATACGCTGAACAAAGATAAAGACGGATTCTTCCTTATGATTGAAGGCAGTAAAATCGACTGGGCTGCCCATGCGAATGATCCAATCGGAATGGTTACGGATATTTTGTCATTCGATGATGCGGTAAATGAAGCGCTGAAATTTGCGAAGAAAGACAAAAATACAATGGTAATAGCGGTAACAGACCACGGCAACAGCGGGATTACAATCGGTAATGAAAACACGAACTCTACATATGACAAAATTAATATTTCCAATTATATTAATCCATTGAAGAAGGCAACGATGACAGTCGAAGGCGCACTAAGCCACTTAAAGGCGGATCGCTCGAATTTAGTTGAAGTAGCGAAACTATATGGACTCGATAATTTAACTGCAGAGGAAACGGCTGCCCTAAACGCAACAGAAACGAAGAAGCTTGCCGGTACACTCGTTAATCTATTATCAAAGCGTGCGGATTTAGGATACACGACTGGTGGACATACGGGAGATGACGTATTCCTGTACTCTTATGGACCAAAACGAATTTCCGGACTAGTGGACAATACCGATTTAGCAAAAGAAATGGCCAGCTTCATGGGGATTAAATTGGATAAATTAACAAAGGATCTTTACACAAACGCAGAAATAGCGCTGAATGGTAAAGGCATGACGACTTCAATCGACCTATCGGATAAGGAAAACGCGGTCCTTGTAGTGAAGAAAGGTTCGACTACGTTTGAAATCCCTGAAAATAAGGATATAATCATAAAGAAAACAATGGATAAATCAGGCAAAGTAACAGCAACTGAGATTCAAACTAATACAATCAGCGTATACAATGAAAGTGGATTCTATATTTCAAAAGAAACTATTAAGAATTTAAAGTAA
- a CDS encoding sulfite exporter TauE/SafE family protein — protein sequence MEIDLSVMYITVIFALGFIGSFLSGMLGVGGSIIKYPMLLYIPPLFGLVAFTAHEVSGISAVQVLFASLAGVWAYRKSGLLNRELILYMGVAILIGSFIGSYGSGFLSEDAVNIVYGLLAVIAAVMMFIPRKTVEDATKISFNKALASILALIVGIGSGIVGAAGGFLLVPILLTVLKIPTRITIATSLAITFVSSIGGSIGKVMTGQVDYWPAFIMIVASIIAAPLGAKVGQKMNVRLLQWLLAIMIGATAIKIWIDILQK from the coding sequence ATGGAAATCGATTTATCAGTAATGTATATAACGGTCATCTTTGCACTTGGATTTATCGGATCGTTTCTTTCCGGCATGCTCGGTGTCGGCGGTTCGATCATAAAATACCCGATGCTGCTCTATATTCCGCCATTGTTCGGTTTAGTCGCATTTACCGCACATGAAGTTTCCGGCATTAGTGCCGTCCAAGTATTATTCGCATCGCTTGCAGGGGTTTGGGCTTACCGGAAAAGCGGATTGCTGAATCGAGAGCTTATCCTATATATGGGGGTGGCGATATTAATCGGCAGTTTCATAGGCAGTTACGGTTCGGGATTTTTATCTGAAGATGCCGTGAATATTGTGTATGGGCTACTAGCCGTCATTGCTGCGGTGATGATGTTTATACCGAGGAAAACAGTTGAAGATGCTACAAAAATTTCATTCAATAAAGCATTGGCGAGTATACTTGCACTCATCGTCGGGATCGGATCAGGCATTGTCGGGGCAGCAGGCGGTTTTTTACTCGTACCGATACTGCTGACGGTGTTAAAAATCCCAACACGGATTACAATCGCAACAAGCTTGGCGATTACGTTCGTCTCCTCAATTGGCGGGAGTATCGGCAAAGTAATGACAGGCCAGGTCGACTATTGGCCGGCTTTCATTATGATCGTTGCAAGTATCATCGCGGCACCACTTGGGGCAAAAGTCGGTCAGAAAATGAATGTTAGATTACTGCAATGGCTGCTTGCCATCATGATTGGTGCCACAGCTATTAAAATATGGATCGATATTTTACAAAAATAA
- a CDS encoding sulfurtransferase TusA family protein encodes MNIKQTLDAKGLACPMPIVKTKKAIDTLNSGEVLEVLVTDKGALNDFTAWAGAGGHTIVEQKEEAGVLYFYIQKA; translated from the coding sequence ATGAATATTAAACAAACACTGGATGCTAAAGGGTTAGCTTGCCCAATGCCGATTGTCAAAACTAAAAAGGCAATCGATACACTGAACTCCGGAGAAGTGCTAGAAGTATTAGTGACAGACAAAGGGGCTTTAAATGATTTTACTGCATGGGCAGGAGCTGGCGGCCACACAATCGTTGAACAAAAAGAAGAAGCGGGTGTCCTGTACTTCTATATCCAAAAAGCATAA
- a CDS encoding MBL fold metallo-hydrolase yields the protein MTVTAWTAEQVARQVIENKELFILDVRNEDAFKDWKIEGHKFEYLNIPYFELLDGVEEILPQIPVDKEVLVVCAKEGSSIMVADMLSDAGLDVGYLEGGMKSWSMYLEPIKVGDLNNGELYQFVRLGKGCLSYMAINDGEAAIIDAVRFTDVFTNFAKEKGVEIKHVFDTHLHADHISGGRHIAEKTGATYYLPPKDAEEVVFDYTALEDGLKVQLGASEIEVGALYSPGHTIGSTSFVIDGKYLLTGDILFIDSIGRPDLAGLAEDWVGDLRETLYKRYRTLAEDLIVLPAHFMIIDELNEDGTVAKRLGNLFAENHGLNVEDEDEFRSMVTDNLPPQPNAYQEIRIVNMGKLMPSDEEQTEMEIGPNRCAVR from the coding sequence ATGACAGTAACAGCATGGACAGCCGAACAAGTGGCACGCCAAGTAATTGAAAACAAAGAATTGTTTATTTTAGATGTCCGGAATGAAGACGCATTTAAAGACTGGAAAATCGAAGGTCACAAATTTGAGTACTTAAATATTCCTTACTTCGAATTATTAGATGGTGTAGAAGAAATTTTACCGCAAATTCCTGTCGACAAAGAGGTATTGGTTGTTTGTGCGAAAGAAGGTTCTTCCATCATGGTAGCAGACATGCTTTCGGATGCTGGCCTTGATGTCGGTTACCTAGAAGGTGGCATGAAGTCTTGGTCGATGTACCTTGAGCCGATTAAAGTTGGCGACTTGAATAACGGTGAACTATACCAGTTCGTACGTTTAGGGAAAGGCTGTCTTTCATACATGGCAATAAATGACGGGGAAGCAGCAATCATTGATGCCGTACGCTTCACGGATGTCTTCACAAACTTCGCGAAAGAAAAGGGCGTCGAGATTAAGCACGTTTTCGATACGCATTTGCATGCAGATCACATCTCCGGCGGACGCCATATTGCAGAAAAAACGGGTGCAACGTACTACCTGCCTCCAAAAGACGCGGAAGAAGTTGTATTTGACTATACAGCACTTGAAGACGGTTTAAAAGTACAATTAGGTGCTTCTGAAATCGAAGTCGGCGCCCTTTATTCACCTGGTCACACAATCGGTTCAACATCATTTGTCATTGACGGCAAGTACTTATTAACGGGAGACATCCTGTTCATCGATTCAATCGGTCGCCCGGACTTAGCCGGATTAGCGGAGGATTGGGTTGGAGATTTACGCGAAACATTATACAAACGCTACCGCACATTGGCCGAAGATTTAATCGTACTGCCAGCACACTTCATGATCATCGATGAGCTGAATGAAGATGGAACAGTGGCAAAACGACTAGGCAATTTATTCGCTGAAAATCATGGTTTAAATGTGGAAGATGAAGACGAATTCCGCTCAATGGTAACAGACAATTTACCTCCCCAACCGAATGCCTATCAGGAAATCCGTATTGTAAATATGGGGAAATTGATGCCAAGCGATGAGGAACAGACAGAGATGGAGATCGGTCCAAACCGTTGCGCAGTAAGATAA
- a CDS encoding sulfurtransferase TusA family protein → MIKSDVQLDAKGLACPMPIVKTKKAMNDVAEGQVLEIQATDKGSVADLAAWSKTVGHQYIGSSEVNGVFYHYIRKCNPEISEASEKTFEQTISNEDAVKQEGLILDVREAAEYAFGHIPGAKSIPMGELATRMDELGKDETIYVICRTGTRSDLAARQLAESGFTKVYNVLPGMTGYEGALQKEVE, encoded by the coding sequence ATGATTAAATCAGACGTACAACTTGATGCAAAAGGTTTAGCTTGCCCGATGCCGATCGTCAAAACGAAAAAAGCGATGAATGACGTGGCAGAAGGACAAGTGCTGGAAATACAGGCGACAGACAAAGGTTCTGTCGCGGATTTAGCCGCATGGTCGAAAACGGTCGGTCATCAATATATCGGCTCAAGTGAAGTAAATGGCGTGTTTTACCACTATATCCGAAAATGTAATCCGGAAATTAGTGAAGCATCTGAAAAAACGTTTGAACAAACGATTTCAAATGAAGATGCAGTGAAACAGGAAGGCTTGATTTTGGATGTCCGTGAAGCAGCAGAGTATGCTTTCGGCCATATCCCGGGAGCAAAATCAATTCCGATGGGGGAATTGGCAACACGAATGGATGAACTCGGTAAAGACGAAACAATATATGTTATTTGCCGTACAGGTACACGCTCGGATCTGGCAGCTAGACAACTGGCTGAATCAGGATTTACAAAAGTATACAACGTCTTGCCGGGTATGACCGGCTATGAAGGCGCGTTACAGAAAGAAGTAGAGTAA
- a CDS encoding rhodanese-like domain-containing protein — translation MKTILPTEVQAKLEAGEAVHLIDVREVAEVEAGHIPGVTHIPLGLLEFRMHELDKKTPYIMVCRSGARSGQATAFLESQGFDVTNMTGGMLEWNGEVK, via the coding sequence ATGAAAACTATTTTACCAACAGAAGTACAAGCAAAATTGGAAGCCGGTGAAGCGGTTCATTTAATCGACGTTCGTGAAGTGGCGGAAGTAGAGGCAGGTCATATTCCGGGCGTTACCCATATCCCATTAGGACTGCTGGAATTCCGTATGCACGAATTGGATAAAAAAACACCGTATATAATGGTTTGCCGTTCGGGTGCACGCAGTGGTCAGGCAACAGCTTTTTTAGAGTCACAAGGATTTGACGTGACAAATATGACTGGTGGCATGCTCGAATGGAATGGCGAAGTTAAGTAA
- a CDS encoding rhodanese-like domain-containing protein yields the protein METILLIAVILAFLAWRMKPVKGVKTISTAQLKTMINDKDKVFVDVRTPAEYKARNVKQFKNIPLGSDLSKLPKGKEIVVICHSGMRSKQACNQLKKLGYEQVTNVRGGMSAY from the coding sequence ATGGAAACAATACTATTAATTGCTGTGATTTTAGCTTTTTTAGCGTGGCGCATGAAACCTGTAAAAGGTGTCAAAACCATTTCAACGGCACAGCTGAAAACAATGATTAATGACAAAGATAAAGTGTTTGTTGATGTACGTACACCTGCTGAGTATAAGGCACGTAATGTGAAGCAATTTAAAAATATTCCGCTCGGCTCGGATTTGTCCAAGCTGCCAAAGGGTAAGGAAATTGTAGTCATTTGTCACAGCGGCATGCGTTCGAAGCAAGCATGCAATCAGCTGAAAAAATTAGGCTATGAACAGGTGACAAATGTTCGTGGCGGAATGAGTGCATATTAA
- a CDS encoding DsrE/DsrF/DrsH-like family protein, which translates to MNLEKKRTTIVLFSGDYDKAMAAYIIANGAAAYDHEVTIFHTFWGINTLRKQEPVPVKKGFLEKMFAKMMPRGAEKLGLSKMQMLGMGPKMIKHVMNKHNALTLTQLVEMAQEQDIKLVTCTMTMDLLGLQKEELLDGIEYAGVAAYLADAEDGNVNLFI; encoded by the coding sequence CTGAATTTGGAAAAGAAAAGAACAACCATCGTATTATTCAGTGGAGACTATGATAAAGCGATGGCTGCTTACATCATCGCAAACGGTGCGGCTGCATATGATCATGAAGTAACTATTTTTCATACGTTCTGGGGTATCAATACATTAAGAAAGCAAGAACCGGTACCTGTTAAAAAAGGGTTTCTCGAAAAAATGTTTGCCAAGATGATGCCGCGTGGTGCGGAAAAACTGGGTCTATCAAAAATGCAGATGCTCGGCATGGGCCCGAAAATGATCAAGCATGTCATGAATAAACATAACGCATTAACATTGACACAACTTGTAGAAATGGCGCAGGAACAGGACATTAAGCTTGTGACATGCACGATGACGATGGATTTATTGGGACTTCAAAAGGAAGAATTGCTGGATGGCATTGAATATGCCGGAGTAGCAGCCTATTTAGCGGATGCTGAAGACGGAAACGTAAATTTATTCATATAA
- a CDS encoding metal-sensitive transcriptional regulator gives MQYDPKVLARMKKVEGQLRGILRMMEEEKDCKDVITQLSAVRSAVDRTIGVIVTDNLVECLSKEDADTLDKNAMVKQAVDLLVKSR, from the coding sequence ATGCAGTATGATCCTAAAGTTTTGGCTCGAATGAAAAAAGTCGAAGGTCAGCTACGAGGCATTCTACGGATGATGGAAGAAGAAAAGGACTGCAAAGATGTAATAACGCAACTAAGTGCAGTCCGTTCTGCTGTTGACCGGACAATCGGTGTCATCGTGACGGATAATTTAGTCGAGTGTCTTTCAAAAGAAGATGCCGATACACTCGATAAAAACGCTATGGTCAAACAGGCAGTGGATTTACTAGTAAAAAGTCGATAA
- a CDS encoding cupin domain-containing protein, whose product MDFMPSAYGHWNYGNSMNERTDYGKSPFVINIHAATIGNHTYRTVLWTGEHLQLTVMSLHPGEDIGLEMHPNVDQFLRIEQGQGIVQMGNERDNLNMQWFVFDDSAIIVPAGTWHNVINIGNVPLKLYSIYAPPNHPYGTVHPTKQDAMMHEH is encoded by the coding sequence ATGGATTTTATGCCAAGTGCGTATGGCCATTGGAATTACGGAAACAGCATGAATGAGAGAACGGACTATGGCAAAAGCCCCTTTGTCATTAATATTCACGCAGCGACAATCGGAAATCATACGTACCGGACCGTATTATGGACAGGGGAACATCTGCAATTGACTGTTATGAGTTTACATCCAGGAGAGGATATCGGTTTGGAAATGCACCCGAATGTCGATCAGTTTTTACGGATTGAGCAAGGGCAAGGAATCGTTCAGATGGGGAATGAAAGAGACAATCTAAATATGCAATGGTTCGTTTTTGATGATAGTGCCATCATCGTCCCAGCAGGAACTTGGCACAATGTGATCAATATCGGCAATGTTCCGTTAAAGCTGTATTCCATCTATGCTCCGCCGAATCACCCATACGGTACCGTGCATCCGACGAAACAAGATGCGATGATGCATGAGCACTAG
- a CDS encoding NADPH:quinone oxidoreductase family protein, translating into MAENFKALVVNNEEQFTVDVKELTLNDLPDGDVLLKVEYSSINYKDSLAAIPDGNIVKSYPFVPGIDLAGTVISSENPQFKEGDKVIATSYEIGVTHFGGYSEYARIPSEWLVPLPEGLSLKEAMIIGTAGFTAALSVQRLEENNVSPDKGKVLVTGSTGGVGSFAVSILSKLGYEVEASTGKESEHDFLKKLGATSIVPREEVYDGKVRALGKQKWAAAVDPVGGEPLASLLSQIHYGGSVAVSGLTAGTKLPSTVFPFILRGVNLLGIDSVYCPMETRLKVWNRLATDFKPDNLEQLIQQEITLEQLPEALPTLLKGQAKGRTVVKL; encoded by the coding sequence ATGGCAGAAAACTTTAAAGCATTAGTCGTCAATAATGAAGAACAATTTACAGTGGACGTGAAGGAACTTACCTTGAATGATTTACCTGATGGAGACGTGCTGCTTAAAGTAGAGTATTCTTCTATAAATTATAAGGATAGTTTAGCAGCAATACCGGATGGCAACATTGTGAAAAGCTATCCGTTCGTACCGGGCATCGACTTGGCAGGAACGGTCATTTCATCGGAAAACCCGCAATTCAAAGAAGGGGATAAAGTGATTGCGACAAGCTATGAAATTGGTGTAACTCATTTTGGCGGATATAGTGAATATGCGCGCATCCCGTCTGAGTGGCTTGTTCCATTGCCGGAAGGACTTTCATTAAAAGAAGCGATGATCATCGGTACAGCCGGCTTTACTGCAGCTTTATCAGTTCAGCGACTGGAAGAAAATAATGTATCGCCCGATAAAGGAAAAGTGCTCGTAACAGGTTCTACAGGCGGTGTCGGAAGCTTTGCCGTTTCGATTCTGTCAAAGCTTGGCTATGAAGTAGAAGCAAGTACAGGGAAAGAATCGGAACATGATTTTTTAAAGAAACTTGGTGCGACTTCGATCGTCCCGCGTGAAGAAGTTTATGACGGTAAAGTTCGCGCATTAGGGAAACAAAAATGGGCAGCTGCGGTCGATCCGGTCGGTGGTGAGCCATTAGCATCATTGCTAAGTCAAATTCATTACGGCGGATCTGTTGCAGTCAGCGGATTAACTGCAGGGACAAAACTTCCGTCAACGGTCTTCCCATTTATTTTACGCGGTGTCAACTTACTGGGAATTGATTCTGTATATTGCCCGATGGAAACGCGACTTAAGGTGTGGAACCGTTTGGCAACTGATTTCAAACCGGATAATCTGGAACAATTGATTCAGCAAGAAATTACGCTTGAACAGCTTCCGGAAGCACTACCGACACTATTAAAAGGCCAGGCAAAAGGTAGAACAGTCGTAAAGCTATAA
- a CDS encoding MetQ/NlpA family ABC transporter substrate-binding protein, which produces MKKRWMLSVAAVLALVGCGQNDETETNKEVETEETTLKVASLISPMTDILELVEPKLEEQGIDLEIVVLGDNVQPNSALAAKEVDANFFQHVPYMEEFNRNNDANLVPIQPIYFANYGVYAKNYDSIEELPEGATVAIANDISNVDRSLMLLAQHGVITLKEKTDVYYTLASVEDNPKNLQFKEVDLLMLARMYDDADAVVMTPAYAAPLNLTPKSDALLTEGVENDFAITLVAREDNKDDEAIKKLAEAMTNEEVRNFLTENYDETATPAFE; this is translated from the coding sequence GTGAAAAAAAGATGGATGTTAAGTGTAGCAGCAGTACTTGCTTTAGTAGGCTGCGGACAGAATGATGAAACAGAAACGAATAAAGAAGTGGAAACAGAAGAGACAACGTTAAAAGTTGCATCATTGATTTCACCGATGACAGATATTCTGGAACTGGTGGAGCCTAAATTGGAAGAACAGGGCATTGATCTGGAAATTGTCGTATTAGGCGATAATGTACAGCCAAACAGTGCACTGGCCGCAAAGGAAGTGGATGCAAACTTCTTCCAGCACGTACCGTATATGGAGGAATTCAACCGTAACAATGACGCAAATTTAGTGCCGATCCAGCCGATTTACTTTGCGAATTACGGTGTGTATGCTAAAAATTATGATTCAATCGAAGAGTTGCCTGAAGGGGCGACAGTTGCGATTGCCAACGATATTTCAAATGTTGACCGTTCGTTAATGCTGCTTGCCCAGCACGGTGTCATTACATTAAAGGAAAAAACGGATGTGTATTACACATTAGCAAGTGTTGAGGACAATCCGAAAAATCTTCAGTTTAAGGAAGTCGATCTGTTAATGCTTGCGCGTATGTACGATGATGCGGATGCAGTCGTTATGACACCTGCCTATGCGGCACCCCTTAATCTAACACCGAAAAGTGATGCGCTGCTGACTGAAGGCGTGGAAAATGACTTTGCCATTACATTAGTGGCACGTGAAGACAACAAAGACGACGAAGCAATCAAAAAGCTTGCAGAAGCAATGACAAATGAAGAAGTGCGTAATTTCCTTACTGAAAACTACGACGAAACTGCAACACCAGCTTTTGAATAA
- a CDS encoding methionine ABC transporter permease — protein sequence MPDVLRQYEAEIGRAISETFFMVGVSIVAAVLIGLPIGTYLFLCGKEKLLENRVVYNILNLAVNTIRSFPFLLLVVFLIPFTRLIVGTAIGTVAATVPLSIIAIAHYARLVEQSLLDVPKGVIEAAVSMGASVRRIIFSFLFVEARSGLVLGLTTSIVSFISYSTIMGVVGGGGIGDFAIRYGYQQFKTDLMLYMIFIMIILVQLIQMIGTTAARWLDKR from the coding sequence ATGCCTGATGTGTTACGTCAGTATGAAGCCGAAATTGGGCGGGCGATCAGCGAGACCTTTTTCATGGTCGGTGTGTCAATTGTAGCTGCCGTTTTAATCGGTTTACCAATCGGTACATATTTATTTCTTTGCGGGAAAGAAAAATTGCTTGAAAATCGTGTCGTTTACAACATACTAAACTTGGCGGTGAATACGATCCGCTCATTTCCATTCCTGCTATTGGTCGTTTTCTTGATTCCTTTTACACGGCTCATTGTCGGTACGGCAATCGGTACGGTTGCGGCTACCGTTCCGTTATCGATCATTGCCATTGCGCATTATGCAAGGCTTGTCGAACAGTCACTGCTTGATGTGCCAAAAGGTGTAATCGAGGCAGCTGTTTCAATGGGTGCCTCGGTACGGCGGATTATTTTCAGTTTTCTTTTTGTGGAGGCACGTTCAGGCCTGGTGCTCGGCTTGACGACTTCGATTGTCAGCTTCATTTCCTATTCTACAATAATGGGTGTAGTTGGCGGTGGCGGCATCGGTGATTTTGCGATTCGTTACGGTTATCAGCAATTCAAGACAGATCTAATGCTTTACATGATTTTCATTATGATTATTTTGGTGCAGCTTATTCAAATGATTGGTACAACTGCAGCAAGATGGTTGGACAAAAGATAG